ACGTGCACGTAGTCCGGAGTGATCTCATCCAAAAGCCTTTGGTAATGGGTGATCAGCAACGTGCAGTTGTCCTGACTTGCCAACTGATTCACACCGCCAGCAACGATGCGTAAGGCATCAATATCCAAACCAGAGTCGGTTTCGTCGAGGATCGCGACCACTGGATCCAACAGGGCCATCTGAAGAATCTCGTTGCGCTTTTTCTCGCCACCAGAAAAGCCTTCATTCACGCTGCGTTCCAGGAATGCAGGGTCCATTTGCACCACTTGCAAGCGCTCACGCACGTGATCGTCAAAATCAAACGTGTCGAATTCCTCCTTACCTTGCTTTTCGCGCCGGGCATTCGTGGAGACCCGCAGAAACTCCAGGTTGCTCACTCCAGGGATCTCAATCGGATATTGGAATCCCAAAAACACACCAAGACGCGAACGCTCCTCAGGCTCCAGCGCAAGAAGGTCACGGCCTAAGTAGCGCACGGAACCCGATGTCACCTTGTAAGCGGGGTGACCGGCCAAAATCTTGGACAACGTGCTCTTGCCGCTGCCATTCCGCCCCATCACGGCATGAATCTCGCCGGCTTTCACCGTCAGGGTCACCCCATTCAGGATCGGCTTGCCCTCAACGGACGCATGCAAATCATTGATTTCAAGGAGAGGCTCGGCGTCAGGACGGATCACGTCAGAAGAGAAGGAAGAGGGAAACGAGTATTCGGAAACTTGGTGCTGGGATTAGCCCACCGAACCCTCAAGCTTGAGGGCGAGAAGTTTGTCGGCCTCAGCCGCAAACTCCATGGGAAGTTGATTAAACACATCCCTACAGAAACCGCTCACCATCATCGACACAGCTTCTTCAAAGCCAATGCCTCGACTTTGGAGATAAAACAATTGATCTTCCGACATGCGACAGGTACTGGCCTCATGTTCAATCGCAGCTTGAGGCTGTTGGGAGCGAATGTAGGGGTACGTGTTGGCGGCAGCTTGATCTCCAATCAGCATCGAATCGCATTGGCTGTAGTTACGAGCACCCTTGGCATTTGGACCAACTTGCACAAGGCCTCGATAACTGTTGCTTGACCGACCAGCACTAATCCCTTTGCTAACAATTGTGGAACGGGTTCGTGGTCCTACATGAACCATTTTTGTTCCCGTGTCTGCTTGTTGACAATTATTCGTAAGAGCAACGGAATAAAACTCACCAACCGAATCAGCACCCTGCAACACACAACTTGGGTATTTCCAAGTGATCGCTGATCCCGTTTCCACCTGCGTCCAGCTAATACGACTTCGATCACCGCGGCACTGACCGCGCTTGGTCACAAAATTATAAATACCACCAACACCATTCTCATCGCCAGCGTACCAATTTTGAACCGTGGAATACTTAATCGAAGCATCATCTAGAACAACCAATTCCACAACAGCTGCGTGAAGCTGATTGGTATCAAACATCGGAGCAGTGCACCCTTCCAGGTAGCTCACCGACGCACCTTCTTCCGCAACAATCAACGTGCGTTCAAACTGGCCAGTATCGCCAGAGTTGATCCGGAAATAGGTGGATAGCTCCATAGGACATTCCACACCCTTAGGAATGAACACGAACGACCCATCACTAAAGACAGCAGAATTTAATGCCGCAAAATAATTATCACTGCTAGGAACAACTGAACCAAGATATTTCTCGATCAGTTCCGGATGTTCAATAACAGCTTCACTAAAGGAGCAAAACACTACTCCATGCTCTGCAAGCTTTTCCTTGTAGGTAGTGGCAATCGAAACGCTATCAAAAACAGCATCGACAGCCACATTGCTCAGTATTTTTTGCTCGCTCAGAGGAATCCCTAATTTCTCAAATGTTTCAAGAAGCTTGGGATCAACTTCATCAAGACTTTGCTTTTTCTCTTGTTGCTTTGGCGCTGCGTAATAGACAATATCCTGGTAATCGATTGCTTTATAACCCAACGCAGCCCAATCAGGCTCTTCCAACTTCAACCAATGGCGATAAGCCTTGAGCCGAAAATCAAGGAGGAACTTCGGCTCATTTTTCTTAGAAGAAATCAATTTCACCACCTCCTCGCTTAGACCTTTAGCGATCTTCTCGGTTTCAATGTCAGTGACAAACCCGTACTTGTACGGCTGACTAACGAGATCGCGTGTGGAGGTACTGGTCATGGACTTCAACCTGCCGTGGCGTGAATCGTTTCAGTATTAATGGTCTGTTCCTCGCAGCGGAAGGGATTGTCTTCTGTGAGAAACA
This portion of the Synechococcus sp. ROS8604 genome encodes:
- the sufC gene encoding Fe-S cluster assembly ATPase SufC is translated as MIRPDAEPLLEINDLHASVEGKPILNGVTLTVKAGEIHAVMGRNGSGKSTLSKILAGHPAYKVTSGSVRYLGRDLLALEPEERSRLGVFLGFQYPIEIPGVSNLEFLRVSTNARREKQGKEEFDTFDFDDHVRERLQVVQMDPAFLERSVNEGFSGGEKKRNEILQMALLDPVVAILDETDSGLDIDALRIVAGGVNQLASQDNCTLLITHYQRLLDEITPDYVHVMGAGRILRTGGRELALELEEIGYDWVDQQLAAEGVA
- the sufB gene encoding Fe-S cluster assembly protein SufB, encoding MTSTSTRDLVSQPYKYGFVTDIETEKIAKGLSEEVVKLISSKKNEPKFLLDFRLKAYRHWLKLEEPDWAALGYKAIDYQDIVYYAAPKQQEKKQSLDEVDPKLLETFEKLGIPLSEQKILSNVAVDAVFDSVSIATTYKEKLAEHGVVFCSFSEAVIEHPELIEKYLGSVVPSSDNYFAALNSAVFSDGSFVFIPKGVECPMELSTYFRINSGDTGQFERTLIVAEEGASVSYLEGCTAPMFDTNQLHAAVVELVVLDDASIKYSTVQNWYAGDENGVGGIYNFVTKRGQCRGDRSRISWTQVETGSAITWKYPSCVLQGADSVGEFYSVALTNNCQQADTGTKMVHVGPRTRSTIVSKGISAGRSSNSYRGLVQVGPNAKGARNYSQCDSMLIGDQAAANTYPYIRSQQPQAAIEHEASTCRMSEDQLFYLQSRGIGFEEAVSMMVSGFCRDVFNQLPMEFAAEADKLLALKLEGSVG